In Camelina sativa cultivar DH55 chromosome 13, Cs, whole genome shotgun sequence, the genomic window TGTTTCCACAATCATTGTTATTTTCAGGAACCAATGTTCTGTGCGGATTAGGGTTAATAACAATGCCTTATGCTATAAAAGAAAGTGGATGGCTTGGTCTCCTCATACTCTTGTTCTTCGGAGTCATCACTTGCTACACAGGTGTTCTAATGAAGAGATGTCTAGAAAGTTCTCCTGGTCTTCAAACTTACCCTGACATTGGTCAAGCCGCCTTTGGAATCACCGGTCGCTTCATCATCTCTGTAAGTTTCAGATCCATATACGAACAATCCCTTCATATGTAGATTCTCTTTCTTGAAACTGAAGCTTaggtttttgttctgtttcttgaattGCAGATTCTTCTGTACGTGGAGTTGTACGTAAGTAATACTTCGTCTGAGAACAGCTTTGGATTCTTCCATTAACTCTGTTTTGTTAATTGTAACTTTGTTGTGTCCATAAATAGGCAGCTTGTGTGGAATACATAATCATGATGAGCGATAACTTATCAGGACTATTCCCAAACATTTCATTAAGCATTGCTTCTGGGATATCTCTAGACTCTTCTCAGATCTTTGCAATCTTGACCACTATTCTTGTTCTTCCAACAGTCTGGCTAAAAGATCTTAGCTTGCTTTCTTACCTTTCAGGTTTGGTTTTTTCCCACTATAATCTCTGTCTTAGTTTAGTTTCTCTCCTCGATTGGCTTAGATCTAATGGATGGACCATTCTTGCGGTTTTGAAACTGTATAATCTAGTTGGTGGAGTCTTGGCGTCAATCTTGCTCGGTCTCTGCCTCTTCTGGATTGGTGTGGTTGATGGAATCGGGTTTCATGCAACAGGAAAAGTTTTTGACTTTTATAACTTACCTGTCGCTATAGGAATTTTCGGTTTTGGTTACTCGGGTCATTCGGTTTTTCCTAACATTTATTCTTCCATGAAAGATCCTTCAAAGTTTCCTCTCGTCTTAGTCATCTGGTAAGTTCTTCGAGCTAGAGAAACCTCTCCTTACTTGTTTCACTATGAGCCTTAATAGACTTGCTCCTTTGCTGTCCTTTTTCTCTTATGCAGCTTTAGTTTCTGCACATTCTTGTATATAGCTGTTGCAATCTGCTGCTACACCATGTTTGGCGAAGCGGTCGAATCACAGTTTACATTAAACATGCCTAAACAATTCTTTCCATCTAAAGTCGCGGTCTGGACAGCGGTAAATACAACATTCTCTTCTACTCTCTGTGTAATATATAGTTATACTTGTATAACCAGAAATTGATTTACCTTAATCTTCTAGGTCATCACACCAATGACAAAATACGCATTAACAATCACCCCAATCGTTATGAGTCTCGAAGAGCTCATTCCAACGGCTAAGATGAGATCACATGGTGTATCGATATTATTCAGAGCAGCCCTAGTTACCTCTACTTTGGTGGTTGCTCTTTCAGTTCCTTTCTTCGGTAATGTCTATATACCAAGACTGTTACTCTAACTTCCTAAGCAAGAAACACATATCACCATAGCTTCTCTAATCAAATATTCTCTATTACAGCGATCGTGGCAGCACTGATCGGATCGTTCCTTGCAATGCTTGTGGTAAGTTCTTCCatctcaaataaaattaaaaatttaaaatattgatcaAACCCACTAAcattttgttgttggtgttgcAGGCTCTTATCTTTCCATGTCTTTGTTATCTCAGTATCCTCAAGGGTAAATTAAGCAACACACAAGTAAGCACATATCCACTATATCATTTTATTCTCTTGGAGAATTTAGGAAACTTTAACCGTTTTTTCTTTACTATGTGTGATTCATTTGTTCAGATTGGATTATGCGTATTCATTATACTCTTCGGGTTGGTGAGTGGTTGTTGTGGTACTTACTCGGCTATCTCAAGATTAGCCAGTCAAATGACATGATTAACTGCAACATCGATCGTCGTTTATTcaggggtttttttttggttttgagaaaaCATATAGAGACGAAACCAAAAGATAGTCCCACAGTTTGGATTTAAAATTTGTCAGAAATGTATCATTCATATGTATCATGGTTTTCATTTAGCAAAAACTCAATATACATTATTCATTGGCAGCAAAAATTCGTTGAAATGATTGGTCGCGAAGTGCGAACTGCAATCATCAATATTCTCTCTAAAACTTTGACCACTGATCTGAACTTACTTAAACATATAGTATATTACTAGATTAATGCCACTTTTACACTGACCAGAACTTATATATCAGTATTATAAAAGAGACTAgagtatttatatttaatttgaaaatgaaactACAAAACCTACATATACATATTTCTATCATATGCTATAATTGCATAGTACAAGATAGAACCTAAAATATTGTGAATTCAAAGCAATGTGTGTCACACGAGCAACCTAGTGGGCAAGTGATAAGAAGTTGACAGTATTGATTGGGTAAGTGAAGGTATCCTGATTTGGAGCAGGATTCAATAAAAATGGACCCAACTCATAAATGATGGGGTTTTGTCCTAAAAACAGCAAGGCAAACAACATGTGCTA contains:
- the LOC104734222 gene encoding vacuolar amino acid transporter 1-like isoform X2; translation: MDLLSGMTPPTVSFMPRGSSRRLVSSFQKKQQQQQSSFTDSFSSSSSKPLLSQPVPDKDETISPFNPSSQLKLSVTDLPSPETNLCSFSQSVLNGTNVLCGLGLITMPYAIKESGWLGLLILLFFGVITCYTGVLMKRCLESSPGLQTYPDIGQAAFGITGRFIISILLYVELYAACVEYIIMMSDNLSGLFPNISLSIASGISLDSSQIFAILTTILVLPTVWLKDLSLLSYLSVGGVLASILLGLCLFWIGVVDGIGFHATGKVFDFYNLPVAIGIFGFGYSGHSVFPNIYSSMKDPSKFPLVLVICFSFCTFLYIAVAICCYTMFGEAVESQFTLNMPKQFFPSKVAVWTAVITPMTKYALTITPIVMSLEELIPTAKMRSHGVSILFRAALVTSTLVVALSVPFFAIVAALIGSFLAMLVALIFPCLCYLSILKGKLSNTQIGLCVFIILFGLVSGCCGTYSAISRLASQMT
- the LOC104734222 gene encoding vacuolar amino acid transporter 1-like isoform X1, translating into MKLDEEFLHDRDHSFLTDDEENQADLACSDDEHEGEDGEYRRNGANSDSSSPLSRDRSDNNLSDVSNPPWPQSYRQSMDLLSGMTPPTVSFMPRGSSRRLVSSFQKKQQQQQSSFTDSFSSSSSKPLLSQPVPDKDETISPFNPSSQLKLSVTDLPSPETNLCSFSQSVLNGTNVLCGLGLITMPYAIKESGWLGLLILLFFGVITCYTGVLMKRCLESSPGLQTYPDIGQAAFGITGRFIISILLYVELYAACVEYIIMMSDNLSGLFPNISLSIASGISLDSSQIFAILTTILVLPTVWLKDLSLLSYLSVGGVLASILLGLCLFWIGVVDGIGFHATGKVFDFYNLPVAIGIFGFGYSGHSVFPNIYSSMKDPSKFPLVLVICFSFCTFLYIAVAICCYTMFGEAVESQFTLNMPKQFFPSKVAVWTAVITPMTKYALTITPIVMSLEELIPTAKMRSHGVSILFRAALVTSTLVVALSVPFFAIVAALIGSFLAMLVALIFPCLCYLSILKGKLSNTQIGLCVFIILFGLVSGCCGTYSAISRLASQMT